The genomic window TAGTTGAATGTGATTCTGGTAACACAAACACTGTCTTTTCCAGATTGCTTAGGCAGAGATTAATCATTCCATAATGCTTTTTGTTGGGAGGCAGTGGAGGACATGTGTCTGGAAATGCAGTAAGCTGGCAAAAAAGATGCTGTAATTGTCAGGAGCATGGCAGTAACTGAAGACTTTGTATATGATACTAAATGAGAAGCAAACTGTAAAAGATCTTAAAAATGAATTCACATAGTTATCTGCTTCACTAGAAAATTATGACCAACTTTGAAGACAGGGCAAGGAGAAGGAAGGATTAAAATGCTTTAATACACAATTTGTTTGTCAAGACTGGAAAAGACAGTTTATTCTGAGTTACAGAAATGTAAGTAGATACCTTTAAATCCTTTTTAGCTATGTAAAATTAATGGAGAATTATAAAGAACAGCTTAGCTGGAATAATGTAAATGAGATTCCCACAGATGAATATATACAGTAAGTATATACATTTTGAGTATATATACTCAGTATAAACATTTTGAGACATATTCTCCATGCTTATAAAAATATCCTCTAAAAGTAAAAAGGATTGCTAAGTAATTAAGTATTTAAAAGCTGAATCAGAAGTTAGATTCAAAACAGACTTCTGGAGTGAAAACATCAACTTTAAACACAGGATGTGTTTCATGGTTTTggatgaaggggtttttttggtgaaaaacaagtaaaaagaaacTATTGATTTGTGCACAAATAGTCAGAATTTATCTGCAAGTCCTTTAAAGTTCTGTCTGACATGAACACCATTAGAAATAGAAGACAAAGTGGATCCTCAGCTGCACCTTGGAGCATTTTCCTCCACCTGCCAACCTAGACCCTTCTGTTCACCGCCTTTCTGCACAGATGAGGTATGGCTGTGGTTGTAAGGTCATGCCTAATCTTGGTTTGAGATCTGGAACCACCCCATGAGGAAAACACAGGTGAAATCGTTGCAGTAatgaagtgaaaaacaaaaacatttccattCGAGCTAGTTGTTCTCCAAGACAATGTCTTCTTCCTGGATTGAAAAGAAGGTTttgaaaagactcaaaatgtgtTCAATGACATTTTCATTCTTATTATGAATAAAAATGGTCATTTCTCTGTTCTAAGAGGAGCTGTATGAACTTGGTGGTAGTATTCTTTAAGAGAGGATAGGTGATAATTTACAGCAAGAAACAGATTTTAGAGAATTTGTTTCTCTCACTACACAAATGCTATTGTAACTGTCAAATTTATTTACATAAGCTATTAGCTACTTTACCTTGTCTTGAAGTGCCAATCTAGacagaagatgttttttaaaaatgatactGTGAATTTCAGCCTTTGTCCCCTACTGTTTTCTTAATTACGTCTACTGCCAGTCATTATTACCTGCCAATTATTATAACTTGGTAAGTAGAAAGTTGAAACAGGTCTGGATAATGCCTTTAATTATTAGTTTCCATTCCATGTATGACTAGTTACAGGGAGTAAATGTGGTTGTGGAAGACACAGATGAGTGGACAACATCTGGAACTGTAAGGtcaaacaggcaaaaagaaacGTAATAGAATACACAATAAAGGTGGACTCCATCAAATCTAACTTTGGCCATTTAGATGTGCAACCATTTCAAGGGAATTGCTTTGTCTCCTATTTTTTGGAGAAAGAGTATCCCACATAAGTAAACTAAGTCACCCTCTACACAAGGCTTTGTCTTTCTTTGGACTGCAGAGGTAGTCCTGGCAGTTTGCTTATACACAACACCTAATTATTTTAGGTTGATAATCATATGTAAGGTAAATTATCCACTCTTATAGGCATCAAAAGACAAATCCAGAGTATTTCCTCAAAACAGACTGCAGTACTACATGCTGACCCCCAAGCTAGTTCTGaataaaatctgtgatttttGGAGCTGATTTAAGTACGGAAATTTGAAAGCCAGTTGTGTAAATCACCTGTTTGTAATGACTTTAGCAGCAAATCACTACTAATTGTGAAACGAATACCACTAATGTACTGCAATGATATAAAATGTATAGACTTCTCAAATAAGAAGatactgtgctttttttgttaGTTTAGGTGTAATAATGAACTCGTCTGTATAAAAGATATTATGCTAAAATATGTTATGTCCAGAGTGCATTGTATCAATTAACCTTAAAATAGCTGTTTCATCAGAACTGTGGATATTTTATATCATCTGTCCCTTCCTGATTCATTGCCATCACTTATAAATTTTACATCTCTAGATTTATGAAAAGAAACAGTGGAAAGAATCACTCTTACCTAGTGAAAAAGGAACAAATGCATCTTTCTTGACAAACTGCCCATTGCTGTCCAAAAATCTCTCAGGAAAAAACACTTCTGGATTGCTCCAGTATTTTTCATCAAAATGAACGGAGTAAAGGTTTGTAATGACCGTAGTGCCTTCAGGAATAGAGTAACCACGCACAACAGTATCTTTGGATGTTGCATGAAAAATACCTAGCGGAGCTATATTACAGAATCTTAGAACTTCATGTAGAACAGCCTCAGTGTATggcattttgcatttctcttctaAGGCAGGCATTTTGTTTGGGCCGATGACtaaatcaatttctttttgaACTTGCCCTGTTAGGAACAGGAATAAAAGCTGATGTTTATTGTGCAAtatcctttaatttttaatttaagctataaaatatatacttttaaaacatgaaatatcctatataaaatataatagcttttaaaattagaCTCTATATTCCTTATCCTGCTAGTAGGAATTATTACTAGCATATATACCAGTAATCTTCATTTTGAAAGTAATTATTCTTGGTAAAATCATGTTTTAACATACTCTTCTCTGcttgtgtatatttttatttctggagctTTTCAAAACTAATGAAACAAGCAAAAGACTGCAAAGATAAAGTACACTAAATACTTGAGTGAACACAGATAACACTG from Athene noctua chromosome 14, bAthNoc1.hap1.1, whole genome shotgun sequence includes these protein-coding regions:
- the CYP2R1 gene encoding vitamin D 25-hydroxylase isoform X2 → MRRQSQIHGQIFSLDLGGISAIVLNGYDAVKECLVHQSEIFADRPSLPLFKKLTNMGGQVQKEIDLVIGPNKMPALEEKCKMPYTEAVLHEVLRFCNIAPLGIFHATSKDTVVRGYSIPEGTTVITNLYSVHFDEKYWSNPEVFFPERFLDSNGQFVKKDAFVPFSLGRRHCLGEQLARMEMFLFFTSLLQRFHLCFPHGVVPDLKPRLGMTLQPQPYLICAERR
- the CYP2R1 gene encoding vitamin D 25-hydroxylase isoform X3 — encoded protein: MDCNENDPESTYSRENLIFSVGELIIAGTETTTNVLRWAVLFMALYPNIQGQVQKEIDLVIGPNKMPALEEKCKMPYTEAVLHEVLRFCNIAPLGIFHATSKDTVVRGYSIPEGTTVITNLYSVHFDEKYWSNPEVFFPERFLDSNGQFVKKDAFVPFSLGRRHCLGEQLARMEMFLFFTSLLQRFHLCFPHGVVPDLKPRLGMTLQPQPYLICAERR
- the CYP2R1 gene encoding vitamin D 25-hydroxylase isoform X4, which encodes MGDEMDCNENDPESTYSRENLIFSVGELIIAGTETTTNVLRWAVLFMALYPNIQGQVQKEIDLVIGPNKMPALEEKCKMPYTEAVLHEVLRFCNIAPLGIFHATSKDTVVRGYSIPEGTTVITNLYSVHFDEKYWSNPEVFFPERFLDSNGQFVKKDAFVPFSLGRRHCLGEQLARMEMFLFFTSLLQRFHLCFPHGVVPDLKPRLGMTLQPQPYLICAERR